TGGATTAGATTAGGCTATTGAAGAACATACTCAGAAATGTGAAAACGTAGCACTCCAGGGcctttgctgtttattttggGGCTTcgttatatttttcttttaacccCTATTCTTTTGAGTTCCATTTTaggttttgtaaaagaaaaaaaaaaccctgccaaaTATTCTTCTTGgcagccagagaaaaaaaaaaaacctgccaaataTTCCTCTTGGCAGCCAGAATGGTAAGGGTGTAGGCATCTGCTCTAATAGTCTGTGGAGGGAATCAGACTATGAACTAGTCTGTCTCAGTAGCCATGGAGCAGAATGGCGTCTTAGAGGTGCTATGTGAAACAAGCCTTCTTCCTCTGTAACCCCACTTTTTGCTAAGCGTAGCCCAGGAGAATAGAAAACCCTGTCGTCTTTCTGTTCATTCAAGagggttttgttttaatgattGTTTTATATGATTCTGTTAATTCTGCCATACGTCTCAAATACTAATATCATATATATGTTCCCCTAACATCCAGTCTGAGTCAGGTTTGGTGTTGCCTCACCAAGGCAGCAGAATATACAGTCTTTTtcagaaaggtttattttttgtaCAGGGTATGTTGGACTCTTCAAAATGAACATTTCCTCTAACCACTACGTTCACATCCTGTCCTGAGCTGATGTGACATGAAAGCTGCTTGGCAAGGTTCTTTTTCCAGAAACAACTTTTTAGCTGTCTTGGTAACTTTCATCTGAAAGATCTAAAGCACAGTTACTACTGCTCCACTTAGTTCATCCAGTAGGCTCTTAGTACTTTGTCTTAATAGTTTCTTTTGTCCAGTCTATGCTGGCCTGGCTCCCTTGTGCTGAAGAGCCCtgtggttttgatcagtttgggtGCGTATGTTTCCAAGAACAGGAAAGCATAGTTCTCTATTTTAGGCAGTATCTCATGCTTTTCAATTGTATATGTGCTCACTGACGAATCTATTTGCTGCAGTCTGTTTTGCAACAAAGGCAGAACCAAGGGGATGTAAGTGATGAAGCTCGGCCTCCCAGCATATTGAGCTACTTGGCTGCCTGTGATTTTGATGTACGTGGGAAGAGCGAGCCTCACAATCCTGCAGAGACAAGTGAGGCAGACTCGTTCAGCTCTGAGGATCAGAAAGGCACAGAATCCAGAAATACAACTCCAGCTCTAGACCATAGGACGTTGCCACTGGTGATTATTCAAGAGACTTGTGCAGAAGAGCAACAGCATCCTCTTCCAAATCACACAACTCTAGATATCCTGAAGAAGACGCCGTGTGTGGATGGATTTCCAAATAACCCATCTAGTTTTCTGCATCGTCACAAAGGCAGCAGAGGTTCTTTCAGCCAGACCAGAAATCGCCGTTTGACGGAGCAAGAAGACATTAGCCAGAAAAGCTTGAATGCCGCAAATGACCTAAAACGAGATGGATGTACAAAGTCAATCGATAAGACTGTCCAAGAAGTGTTAAATATGCTGAAATTGCATGATGTGGGGCAAGCCCAACTGGAGAAATTGGAATACCAGGTTTCATCTCTGAGGGATAAATTAAAGGTATGGTAGTGTTTTACTCCTGGTAGATGGTGCAGCTTCCACTGTTACTCCTAAAACTGTAGAAGTTTCATGAAGCTGTGGTGGATTTGATTTAATGATGTATCAATGGCATGTTCCCAAAAAGTAAGTTTGGCCACCAGAGGTCAGGCACTACTCGGAAAAGGCAGCCTTGAGAGCTAACTACACAGGAGCACTATGTTGCACAGCATGTCAGAGGCAGCCTTCGAATGCTGAGCACAGATCAAtaaattggaaaaagaaattaagaaactgcATGCAGTCAAAGTGGAAACTAGTCTGGGCTAAGCAGAATCTGAACTGTATGTCAGAACCTCTGCGTTTTGGTTTGCTTCTAATTTTTTGGATGTTTTTCAGGTTTAGTATACCTTGAGATGACTGCATCAGTTCATCAAACCTAATGTTTCTCCAGGATCACCTGGCTTTTGCAGGCAGTTCAGTCTGTCTGACAAGTCATATGATGCTGAAAACACTTCCTTCTTTAGAGGAAAGGTCCTGGAGAAGAGCTTTCTGCAAGCAGTGGGTTATATTGCAAATTTGGTAGTGTTGTAGTACATGGGGCCAGTGTGCAGACTTGGGACATAAAATACTGTAAGACTTCATCTAAGGTCTGGAATAATAAATGATGTTAACAAAACTACACTGACTTCCTATTCCAGTGCAaccactttaaaaatacaaattaaaacccaacaaactaaGTGCTCTCAAAGCAGCCTTTCCAAGGGGGAGAGAGTTAGTGGTCCCATGAAATCCACTATTGATATAGAAGTTCTTGGATACTATGCTGGAATGCAACAGACCCCCAAGATTGCTACTCCTAGATCTGAAACAGGGAATAAGTGAAAATTGCACTACTGGCAGAAGATGCAGAGAAAATCAGCTCTCATACTAACCTTAACAGGCATGGAAATCCAAAGAGGAATACAGACAGATTAAAATATTGCAGGATATTTTGAATTTAATTAGCAATGTTATTTTGGAATCAGAGTGCTGTACCAAGAGCTAACTTTCCTGATGTGTTAAGaatgaaatcagaaaagcaaattgatttgttttcaagagtgattTGAAAAACAGCGAGGAACTCATACAAAATGACTTGATAAATACAAacaatatttttccttccattccaTCAACAGCTAAAGACACTCCATCACAAACATTCATCGATGGAAAGTTTAATGGTGGAGACAGTACTGGAAAGTTTTGACTTTCTAAACGCTGACTGTAGTGCTGATGAGCTTTCATTATTTGGAAGCATAAGAACAGCCAGTATCAGGTATGTATCTGCAGCACTTCATTATAGGGGACAAGGGAAAGGGGTAAAGAGGGCTGATCCCAGGAACACTTGCCAATACACCGATACACTTTACTTGGCTAAGTAACGGTTGTGCAGAGCTGCTATTGGTATGAACATCCAGGATAGAAACCAATTTTTTTGAATACTCTGAGATTTGTAATTCAGAATACCTACCAGACTGAAATGGCACGAAACTTAAACTGAACTTATGGAAAACATTGCAGAATGATACCTGCAGGATACAGTGGAAGGCCTAACATGTAGGGCTGCTAGAAACAGATTGCAGGAAACAGGCTTATTGGGACGATGCTGAACAGTTCTGCCCTAGCAAAGGAGAGCTACGAGTAACTTACAGAGCTCTTCTAcctgttctttcttttgaatTCAATTTTGTGTTTTGCAAGTTGTGTAGCACTGAAACTTATGTTCCAGAGCTACAAGCCTGATCCCGGGAGACTTACTACGCTCCCAGTATCATCGAGTTGGGAGAACACCAAGGGATTTGCCTGTTCTATGTGCCGCTTTTGCAGTTCACCCACTGCAAATGAGCCAGCAACTCAATTGACATTATCTGGAAGCATCTTTTACTAGTATTGATTCTCCAAAATGGGATTTTGTGGGATCAACTCATCTGGTATTACTGTCTTAGAATGCGTTTTAGAAATAAAGTCCTCATGTTTTTAAGAAGTgttataaatgcaataaaaaatgcTGTTATCTGTTAAATGCCACCTGGCTTGTACTTCTGCAACTTGCTTGAAGGCTACTATTGAGACTGCACGTCTTCATATTTACTTAGTGATGAGGGGtttaactctttctttttcttcttttttttttttttcccctcatctcaACAGCACATACAATGACAACACGCTTCAGTCCCTGAGCTGTGAGATGAGAACAGAAACAAGAGATGTAACTACTGGTGATGACAACTTAGATGCACTTTTGATAACTCATCTGAAGCTGTGCAAAGGCCTTTTGCAGGTAAGGAATAGCCTATGGGTTTCCAGGGCACTGGTTGTAATTGTTGATTCTGATAATGGACAAAAGTGAACATGTAACTGGTtcttttataaaagcagaaagactCAGAATAGGAATGGAGTCCCAAAAATGCagtgtatagaatcatagaatcatttaggttggaaaagacctttaagatcatcgagtccaaccgtcaaccatgcccactaaaccatgtcctgaagtgccttgtctacgtgcatGCATGTATACATGTGTATGCACAGAACATGTCATACAaaactctgctgctttttttcagccTCTGGGTTTTCCTGAAGCTCGCAGTAATACCTCTAGGCCCAAAGTAGGCTGCAAATGCAGTAGGACAGATTTGGGTTGAATTGTGTATCAATAACAGGTGATgcattttttaatgaatgaaaaactGCTAGCAGTAAGAAAGAAACTGGTAGCATGTAGGGCAAGAAAAAACTCTTATCTCGTCTTGAGACCTCTTTCCTCAATTAATTTTGGTTGTAGTGCTCAAGCACATTATCGTCCTCAAAGTATTACCTCTGATGAGAATGGGCAGCAGAGGACAGTGTAACTATTAGTATTGATCTGCTACACAGCTGTCAATGGACAGGGGCAGGGAAGAATGTCAAATGCCAGACAGCCTGTCCCAGCATAATGTGATCTACTCATCCTGTTCTCCTGAGCAGTTTTGCACTCAGAAGTGACCTGTCCGTGCTGTGATGGGAAAAGAGGCCTTTTGAGAGCAGCTGGTGTGTTTTCTCACAGATTTTAGAAGTTTTGATTCTAAGAAACAAATCCTCATTCATCTTGAGCTTGATACTGCCTTTCTTTCAGCTACTAAGATAAGCATGTTGCATTTCAGAAACTGAGGTCACCAAATGTAGCCCAGGTTGTGCAGGAGAGCATTTTGGAAGAAGTATCAGAGCAGACGCGAGTCCTGGGGCATGTCTTGGATATGTCTGTTGAAGAAAGTGAGTAACTGCATTATTCTAAGGCATGCCAGAGATGTGAGAGGTACAGGTAACTCTGCTTGAGCTTCCCCAGACACATCAGGGTTTCATTCTAAATTCATTACAAATGTTCACATAATTAAAAGAGCTCTCATATCTAGATTCTTAGAAAAAATAGGGCTCATTgtttgtatggtttttttttcccctgcaaggAAGCAAAAAATTTGAAGAAGTTTGGCTCAAAGAAATAGTAGCTGAACTGATATGTTTTAGAAACAGGGATGTTATAGATGATGGAGTTTGCAGTCAAAGAACAGCAGAATAGCCTTAATAAAATCCCCTTTTGTATCTATGCTTTTACTTAGTAAGCAAACAGCCCAACTTCTGTACACATTTGCAAGAAAAGTTTGGCGTGCAATTTTTCCCATCACAGGCCTTCCTGCTACTAAATTCTTCCACTGACTGTTGGATATGACAAAATGATAAGGGCACAGTGGGAGACTTTGAAGGCTTTTCTTCTCATCTTAGTAAATATAGTGGCAAGAATGCAAATTTTAGTTGGAAGCATTTGCTGACAGATGTTATCCTGAAGGATGTGAGAATAAACTGTTCCCCGGAGCAAGGCTCCAAAGGGCCTTTGGCACAACAAGATGAGGAAAGTGTAGGAGTCTTAAATGCAGAACACAAGTTCAACATCTCTGTAGGTAAGAGTGAGAAATGACAGGGTTTAAATGATAGCGAGAAACCACAGGGTATCACTTCAAGTGCTCTTCTGAAGTGTTTGATGAAAGAATGCCTGCCTCAGCCTATGCACTGAGGTTCAGAGTTCTCCACTTGTGAAGGTACTTATGACAGGATCTCTAAAATGCTTGGAAATGGCACATCTCTTGCTGGTAGAAGTGGAAACAGTTAAACTTGCAGAAAGTTCTTCTGAAACTCAACTCAGATGCTGGGTTAAAATGAATAATGAGAGGCAGGAGAGCTGCTAGGTATCTCATTCAGGTCTCGTAATGACAGTTTAGGAACTCAACCCGAGCTTGGTGAAATCAATGCTTGCAGATGTTAAAATACTGGCAGCAAATCTCCAGCTTTGAATAAAGCCATCTATATAACACAAATACAAGTTATGCTGACACATCTCTAGATATGCCATCTGGTGCCTAATTTCTCATGTAAAAACCAAAATCTGCTAGACCTCACTGActttctaaaatgttatttttcagttattcagAAGACTAAAAAGAAGAAGCACTATCAGAAAATCTGGAGTGATCTTGCAGAGCCTGGCAGCGTCTTGTTTGCTTCAGCAGAAAGATTCCATCATGCACTAAAATACACATTGATGCtcaaagtgaaggaaaaatacccTGGTCAATTAGAAGCAGGTACCAGTCTGTTCCTTAAACACAACAGAAGGCCCCTctggtttcattttatttcaaggCTAAAAATTGTccttgtgcattttaaaaatagactaaAACTTGTATGTACTTGTTTTAAGCAGCTTACATCTAACCAAcctttcattttctcatttgttcttttctgtgtTACTTTCAGTATTGCAGAGGTTGCTAGAGCAGATCATCACCTGTGATGGGTTGCTCCCCTCTCTGTACCTCCAAACAGAACCGGTTACTTTATTCCAATTTTATAGCTACCTGGAGAAACACCACATTATCAGCCTGGAGAAACACTTGGGAAAACTTGCTAAAGAAGGTAATGGCAGTGCTTGGCTCCTTCGTTTGAACTCACAGGCCCAGCAGCTGGCTGTTGCTCTCCAGGTTACTACTCAAGATATACTTTCAGAACAAAAAACAGCCCAACCATTAAATTGacaatttgtttccattttaattccCTTTATGACCATGCAATTTTAATTAGAACAGGAAAGACATGCTTGAGTCCCATATCTAGCCGGGTAGAAACAAAACAGAGGTATGAAGGACAGGTTTATCTTAAGTGCCCTAAAGTGTGTTCTGTGATATTCTGAAGTTAAAGCAGAAACAAAGTTGGCAGCAATCT
This region of Harpia harpyja isolate bHarHar1 chromosome 1, bHarHar1 primary haplotype, whole genome shotgun sequence genomic DNA includes:
- the RIPOR3 gene encoding RIPOR family member 3 isoform X3; amino-acid sequence: MKHAFSLSPSTKASRESLVELYKNFQECTEDMCFIEGALEVHLGEFHLKMKGLVGFARLCPGDQYEVFVRLGRQKWRLKGKIETDDSQTWDEEEKIFIPNLHEKFEIKVTELRGLATILVGVVTCDSINFFTTKPQAIIVDITELGTIKLQLEVLWNPFDTENLFLSPGTTAKFSVGSRKSSLYNWTPPNTPSFREKYYLSVLQQRQNQGDVSDEARPPSILSYLAACDFDVRGKSEPHNPAETSEADSFSSEDQKGTESRNTTPALDHRTLPLVIIQETCAEEQQHPLPNHTTLDILKKTPCVDGFPNNPSSFLHRHKGSRGSFSQTRNRRLTEQEDISQKSLNAANDLKRDGCTKSIDKTVQEVLNMLKLHDVGQAQLEKLEYQVSSLRDKLKLKTLHHKHSSMESLMVETVLESFDFLNADCSADELSLFGSIRTASISTYNDNTLQSLSCEMRTETRDVTTGDDNLDALLITHLKLCKGLLQKLRSPNVAQVVQESILEEVSEQTRVLGHVLDMSVEEIIQKTKKKKHYQKIWSDLAEPGSVLFASAERFHHALKYTLMLKVKEKYPGQLEAVLQRLLEQIITCDGLLPSLYLQTEPVTLFQFYSYLEKHHIISLEKHLGKLAKEVMLTEELQCPGRLKSLKKLKGKRLNKLQPLPQTLRLLGILQLDDNHHVSKAATSCLSRAAANKNFRGKALFFYTDVLADCDARLQQAACLALKNLRGVESIEQVAHLCQSETEEVRNAARETMLSFGEKGRQAFEKMDRICCELRETVQQEAEIEITVF